CTTTTGTCTGAAGACCCCATGGAGATACAGGATGCTTACCAAAATTACGTCCTTCACCACCACCGTGCGGATGGTCAACAGGATTCATTGCTGTACCCCGAACAGTAGAACGTATACCTCTCCATCGTTTAGCACCAGCTTTACCTAAAATACATAACATATGTTCTGCATTATCTACTTCACCTAAAGTTGCACGACATTCAGAATTAATTTTACGTATTTCCCCAGAACGTAACCGTAAAGTAACATAAGCACTATCGCGAGATACTATTTGAATATAAGAACCAGCAGAACGTGCTAATTGACCACCTTTACCTGGTTTCATTTCTACATTATGTATTATGGAACCAATAGGTATTTTTCGCATAGGAAGAGCATTTCCTATTTTAATTGCTACATCGACACCAGATTCAATTTGGTCACCAACTTTTAGTCCTTTGGGTGCAATTATATAACGTCGTTCACCATCTTTATACATTACTAATGTAATATTAGCTGATCTATTAGGATCATATTCAAAACGTTCTATTATTGCTGGAATATCATCTTTATTACGTTTAAAATCTATTATGCGATATTTTTTTTTGTGCCCACCACCAATATGTCGCATAGTAATACGACCATTATTATTCCGTCCACCTGATTTATTAAGAGGTTTTAGTAATTTATTATACGGTTTACCTTTATGAATATTAGAATTTATTATTTTAACAACGTGGCGACGACCTGGAGATGTGGGTTTACACTTAACAATTGACATTGTTATTATTCCTCATAATTACAAACACTCTGTTTTTTTATAAAAATTATATATTTTGACCCTTTTTAAAGATAATATAAGCTTTTTTATAGTTACGTTGTTTATGATGCTTATTTTTTTCTTTAAATATAAGAGTATGTATTTTATTAATTTTATTTTTTATAATTTTATTAATTTTATTTTTTATATATAGCAGTTTTAATTTCTGCTTTATTTGCATCTTTTTTTACTTTAAAAACAATAGTGTTGTATTTTTTTTGAGGTAGATGCTTTTTCAGAAATATGTTGTGATTTAAGTATATCTTAAAATAAATTTTTTTTTCTAAAAATCATACCAACATATCCTCAAATTGCTTAATAGCATTAACTGTTATAATAACTTTATCAAAAACAATTAAACTAATAGGGTTAACGCTTTTCGTATCGCTAACCTCTACTTTGTAGAGATTACGTGCAGCTAGAAATAAATTCTCATTTAATTTATCTGTAATAATTAAAACATCATCTAATAATAAATTTTGTAATTTCTGTACTAAAAATTTTGTTTTGGGTGCTTTTATATAAAAATATTCAACAATAATTAAACGATTTTGACGAATTAATTCTGAAAAAATACTTTTTAAAGCTCCACGATACATTTTTTTATTTACTTTTTTACTATAATCTTGCTGCTTAGCTGCAAAAGTTATACCACCAGATCTCCATATAGGACTTTTAACACTACCAGAACGTGCCCTACCTGTACCTTTCTGACGCCAAGGTTTTTTATTGGAACCAATTACTTCACCACGATTTTTTTGACAACTAGTTCCTTGACGAGATCCTGCAAAATAAGCTATAATAATTTGATGAATTAATGCTTTATTAAAATTAAATCCAAATATTTTTTCTGAAACATTTAGTATATCCTGTGTATCTTTTAGTACTAATTCCATTAATATATCCTCGATTATTACGCTTTAATAGCTGGTTTAATTATCAAGTGATTACTAATTGCTCCCGGAACAGCACCTTTTACTAATAATAAATTACGTTGGATATCAATCCTTATTATATCAAGATTCTGAATAGTAACTTTTTTATTACCTAACTGACCTGACATTTTTTTTCCTTTGAATACTTTACCTGGAGTTTGATTCTGACCTATGGAACCTGGAGCACGATGAGACAGTGAATTACCATGAGTAGAATCCTGAGTATGAAAATTCCAACGTTTGACAGTACCAGCAAATCCTTTTCCTTTAGAAATACCAGTAATATCTACTTTTTTTATAGTACTGAATATTTCTACAGAAATATTCTGACCCACAGTCATTTCTTCAATATTATTAATTTTAAATTCCCATAAACCACATCCTACTTCAACACCTGATTTTGCAAAATGTCCTGCTTCAGATTTATTTATTCTTTTTTTATTTTTAATACCAGAAGTAATTTGGATAGCATTATATCCATCATTTTTAAAATTTTTAATTTGTATTACACTATTTTCTTTTATTTCAATAACAGTTATTGGTATAGAAATACCTTCGGTAAAAAGACGAGTCATACCTACTTTACGTCCTATTAAACCTTTCATTGCTTTAATCTCTTTATTTTCAAAATATTAACCTAAACTAATATGTACATCTACACCAGCAGCTAGGTCTAAACGCATCAAAGCATCAACAGTTTTTTTAGTTGGTTCAACAATATCAATTAAACGTTTATGAGTGCGCATTTCATACTGGTCTCGTGCATCTTTATTTACGTGCGGAGAAATCAAAATAGTAAAACGTTCTTTACGTGTAGGTAGAGGAATGGGACCACGTACTTGAGCACCAGTACGTTTAGCAGTTTCAACTATTTCTACTGTAGATTGATCAATTAGGCGATAATCAAAAGCTTTTAAACGAATACGGATTCTTTGGTTCTGCATTAGACCAAAACTCCAATTATTTATTATTTATGAACAAAATGCTCTTTTTTTACAAAAAATAAAAACATAATAGTTCATTTTATGGATATTTGTAGACTTTTATTTTGTTTATTTTGGTAAATATTATTCAATAATTTTAGCTACAACACCAGCACCAATAGTATGACCACCTTCACGAATAGCAAAACGTAAACCATTATCCATAGCAATTGGAGATATTAAATTAACAACCATCTTTATATTATCCCCAGGCATAACCATTTCAATACCTTCTGGTAATTCTATAGTACCAGTTACATCAGTAGTACGAAAATAAAATTGTGGACGATATCCTTTGAAAAAAGGTGTATGACGTCCTCCTTCATCTTTATTTAAAATATAAACTTCTGAATCAAATTTAGTATATGGTTTAATTGATCCTATTTTTGCTAACACTTGACCACGTTCAACTTCATCACGCTTTGTGCCACGAAGTAATATACCAACATTATCTCCAGCACGTCCTTCGTCTAATAATTTACGAAACATTTCAACGCCAGTACAAATAGTTCTTACAGTATTTTTAATACCTACAATTTCTATTTCATCACCTACTTTAATTATACCTCTTTCTATACGACCAGTTACTACTGTACCACGTCCTGAAATAGAAAATACATCTTCAATGGGTAATAAAAATGGTTGATCAATAATTCTTTTAGGTTCTGGAATATATTTATCTAGTGCTTCTGCAAGTTCAATAATTTTTTTAGTCCATATTTCATTACCTTCTAATGCTTTTAATGCAGAACCCCTAATAATAGGTGTCTTTTCTCCAGGAAAATCATATTGAGATAATAATTCACGTACTTCCATTTCTACAAGTTCTAATAGCTCTTCATCATCAACTATATCACATTTATTCATAAATACTACAATATATGGTACACCTACTTGACGACCTAAAAGTATATGTTCCCGAGTTTGGGGCATAGGACCATCAGTAGCTGCAACTACCAAAATGGCACCATCCATTTGAGCGGCACCAGTAATCATATTTTTTACATAATCAGCATGTCCTGGACAATCTACATGTGCATAATGACGATTTAAAGTATCGTATTCAACATGTGAAGCATTAATAGTAATACCACGAGCTTTTTCTTCTGGTGCATTATCTATTTGTTCACAAGCACGTGCGTTACCACCATAAGCTTTAGCTAGAACAGTAGTAATAGCAGCCGTTAAAGTAGTTTTTCCATGATCAACATGTCCAATAGTACCTACATTTATATGAGGTTTTGTACGTTGAAATTTTTCTTTAGACATAAAGATTAATCCTCTTTGCAAATAATATTATATTTCATACTGCCATATTAATATATTCAAAGCAACTATAAGTTTTAGAAAAGATATTAGCAATCATAATTGCTGACAGGCAGATTTGAACTGCCGACCTCACCCTTACCAAGAGTGTGCTCTTCCTGCTGAGCTATGTCAGCAGCGTATATTGGAGCGAACAGTGAGAATTGAACCCACATCTTCAGCTTGGAAGGCTGAGGTAATAACCATTATACGATGTTCGCAAAATAATGAATATGGTGGGGGAAGGATTTGAACCTTCGAAGTCTACGACGGCAGATTTACAGTCTGCTCCCTTTAGCCACTCGGGAACCCCACCTCAAAATTTTTGAATGCCGGCAGAAGGAATCGGACCTTCAACCTACTGATTACAAATCAGTTACTCTACCAATTGAGCTATACCGGCTATTTACTTTCTATTTTTTAGATTTATATAAAATAATACAATATTTTATATTTTTGTCTAATATTTATTAGAATTTTTATTCAATAAAAATTTAATTTTATAATTAATCATTTTTTTTATTTAGAAGTTCTGCTAAATTAGCAGAAGCTTTATCTGCAGTAATTGTTGGTACTTTAGATAATATATTTTTGGGAATAGCACTATTTTTATGAAAATTATAACCAGTTCCTGCTGGAATTAACCTTCCAACTATAACATTTTCTTTTAAACCACGTAATTCATCGTATTTTCCAGCTACAGCAGCTTCTGTTAGTACACGTGTAGTTTCTTGGAAAGATGCTGCTGATATAAAAGAATTTGTAGCAAGAGAAGCTTTAGTAATACCTAACAAATTTCGAATATAACTTATTTTTTCTTTACCATTTTTTTCTAAATTTCTATTAGCTATTTTAATACGAGAATATTCTACTTGTTCACCTTCTAAAAATTCTGAATTATTACTCTTAGTAATTGTTACTTTACGTAACATTTGACGAATAATAACTTCTATATGTTTATCATTAATTTTTACTCCCTGTAATCGATAAACCTCCTGA
The secondary endosymbiont of Trabutina mannipara genome window above contains:
- the rplB gene encoding 50S ribosomal protein L2, with the translated sequence MSIVKCKPTSPGRRHVVKIINSNIHKGKPYNKLLKPLNKSGGRNNNGRITMRHIGGGHKKKYRIIDFKRNKDDIPAIIERFEYDPNRSANITLVMYKDGERRYIIAPKGLKVGDQIESGVDVAIKIGNALPMRKIPIGSIIHNVEMKPGKGGQLARSAGSYIQIVSRDSAYVTLRLRSGEIRKINSECRATLGEVDNAEHMLCILGKAGAKRWRGIRSTVRGTAMNPVDHPHGGGEGRNFGKHPVSPWGLQTKGKKTRSNKRTDKFIVCRRIIN
- the rplD gene encoding 50S ribosomal protein L4, giving the protein MELVLKDTQDILNVSEKIFGFNFNKALIHQIIIAYFAGSRQGTSCQKNRGEVIGSNKKPWRQKGTGRARSGSVKSPIWRSGGITFAAKQQDYSKKVNKKMYRGALKSIFSELIRQNRLIIVEYFYIKAPKTKFLVQKLQNLLLDDVLIITDKLNENLFLAARNLYKVEVSDTKSVNPISLIVFDKVIITVNAIKQFEDMLV
- the rplC gene encoding 50S ribosomal protein L3; the encoded protein is MKGLIGRKVGMTRLFTEGISIPITVIEIKENSVIQIKNFKNDGYNAIQITSGIKNKKRINKSEAGHFAKSGVEVGCGLWEFKINNIEEMTVGQNISVEIFSTIKKVDITGISKGKGFAGTVKRWNFHTQDSTHGNSLSHRAPGSIGQNQTPGKVFKGKKMSGQLGNKKVTIQNLDIIRIDIQRNLLLVKGAVPGAISNHLIIKPAIKA
- the rpsJ gene encoding 30S ribosomal protein S10, producing the protein MQNQRIRIRLKAFDYRLIDQSTVEIVETAKRTGAQVRGPIPLPTRKERFTILISPHVNKDARDQYEMRTHKRLIDIVEPTKKTVDALMRLDLAAGVDVHISLG
- the tuf gene encoding elongation factor Tu → MSKEKFQRTKPHINVGTIGHVDHGKTTLTAAITTVLAKAYGGNARACEQIDNAPEEKARGITINASHVEYDTLNRHYAHVDCPGHADYVKNMITGAAQMDGAILVVAATDGPMPQTREHILLGRQVGVPYIVVFMNKCDIVDDEELLELVEMEVRELLSQYDFPGEKTPIIRGSALKALEGNEIWTKKIIELAEALDKYIPEPKRIIDQPFLLPIEDVFSISGRGTVVTGRIERGIIKVGDEIEIVGIKNTVRTICTGVEMFRKLLDEGRAGDNVGILLRGTKRDEVERGQVLAKIGSIKPYTKFDSEVYILNKDEGGRHTPFFKGYRPQFYFRTTDVTGTIELPEGIEMVMPGDNIKMVVNLISPIAMDNGLRFAIREGGHTIGAGVVAKIIE